One part of the Ranitomeya imitator isolate aRanImi1 chromosome 10, aRanImi1.pri, whole genome shotgun sequence genome encodes these proteins:
- the PSG4 gene encoding pregnancy-specific beta-1-glycoprotein 4 isoform X3, with the protein MGNYTFERYTRWMKTWFRLDASRYMRCWYFSVNISRNSERLLMHLSDVSEWQTGPYRCVNTDNQTGEEVSEPLSVNVIYLQNVYLQNVHSWYSYVPNVMWVEEGSTVEVKCSASASQEPMYEWSQEDSDWILPSDTLILKNVQEESEGQYICQARHPNRSSLVKTRSFELRVMKKSAEPVRGDFAFGLSTGDILLYTAIPGFMLTILLFTFLTILIRYRNRQMKKPQISLVDDEKRAPIYKGSLQSVCSTTSDTQPLVM; encoded by the exons TGGATGAAGACCTGGTTTCGGCTGGACGCCTCCCGCTACATGAGATGTTGGTATTTCAGCGTTAACATCAGTCGTAACTCCGAGCGGCTGCTCATGCACCTGAGCGACGTTTCCGAGTGGCAGACCGGACCGTACCGCTGTGTGAACACCGACAACCAGACCGGCGAAGAGGTGTCAGAGCCGCTCAGCGTCAACGTGATCT ATTTGCAGAACGTCTACCTGCAGAATGTTCACTCCTGGTACAGCTATGTGCCCAATGTCATGTGGGTGGAGGAAGGCTCCACGGTGGAAGTGAAATGCTCTGCTTCCGCCTCACAGGAGCCCATGTACGAGTGGAGCCAAGAG GACAGTGACTGGATTTTGCCTTCCGATACTCTCATCCTTAAAAATGTACAAGAAGAGTCTGAAGGGCAGTACATCTGCCAGGCGCGCCACCCGAATAGGAGTAGCCTGGTGAAGACTCGGTCGTTTGAGCTGCGGGTGATGAAGAAAAGTGCGGAACCAGTCCGAG GTGATTTCGCATTTGGCCTGAGTACTGGTGACATCCTCCTGTATACCGCCATCCCGGGGTTCATGCTCACCATCCTGCTCTTCACATTCCTCACTATCCTGATCCGTTACCGCAACCGTCAGATGAAGAAACCACAGATCAGTCT GGTGGATGATGAGAAGCGGGCCCCCATATATAAAGGCAGCCTCCAGTCTGTGTGCAGCACCACCTCGGACACTCAGCCCCTGGTCATGTGA